A window of the Brassica napus cultivar Da-Ae chromosome A2, Da-Ae, whole genome shotgun sequence genome harbors these coding sequences:
- the LOC106422576 gene encoding calcium-binding protein CML39-like, producing MKTSQRQLSSSFTKLYERLSSFRNGEDNIRDLEAVFAYMDANRDGRISAEELKKSFNTLGDQLSDEEAEAAVKLSDIDGDGMLDFEEFSQLIKGNDEFTEEEQKRKMMEAFRMYIDEGEDCITPKSLKTMLMKLGESRTSDDCVVMIKAFDLNDDGVLSFDEFALMMMR from the coding sequence atGAAGACTTCTCAACGTCAGTTATCTTCATCTTTCACTAAACTCTACGAGAGACTGTCCTCATTCAGGAATGGTGAGGACAATATAAGAGACTTAGAAGCTGTCTTTGCTTACATGGATGCAAACAGAGACGGTAGAATCTCTGCAGAAGAGCTTAAGAAGAGTTTCAACACATTGGGAGATCAACTTTCTGATGAAGAAGCTGAAGCTGCTGTTAAACTATCTGATATAGATGGAGATGGGATGTTAGATTTTGAAGAGTTTTCTCAGCTAATCAAAGGGAATGATGAGTTTACAGAGGAAGAgcagaagaggaagatgatggAAGCGTTTAGGATGTATATTGATGAAGGTGAAGATTGTATTACTCCGAAGAGCTTGAAGACTATGCTGATGAAGCTTGGTGAGTCAAGAACGAGTGATGATTGTGTAGTGATGATCAAGGCTTTTGATCTTAATGATGATGGAGTTTTAAGCTTTGATGAGTTTGCTCTTATGATGATGCGTTAA
- the LOC106412322 gene encoding uncharacterized protein LOC106412322, with product MAPRPNEWTQMQQFLEDFQENFQDNMRRTLAEAIQTGVQAGVQAALAANAADNAPAAPRQRHNNNPVFEVRDDDDDDDLANPFGDNNQHRHPPQNRQHQRRNDDDSRWSTGIKLDIPEYHGGSQPEDLLDWFVAADEFLEFKEVPANKQVSYVATRFCGHAASWWNQVKLTRTRRGKEKIQEWDKLKKHMRKTFIPYNFERLLFQKFHNIRQGPRTVEEYANEFYQMLTRMDIHDSEDQLVARFITGLRPQLQNMLHQFDPSSVAEARQRAVLVEQQTRLGANQWTGNNRPRNTTPADDSNSTTATTNSTGQRSNARTTEPVAAAADARPSRPNALRCFTCGERGHIQTACPHAGRRGLMATDRECVDEPIYDDYDEQCEEVDEEQVQGDTGTLLMLRRNCFAPKTTEAWQRTSLFTSTSTVKGKVCRFVIDSGCSANVVSEEAVRKLALTAEAHSHPYRLLWMQTGAEVYVSQRALLTLSIGSFYKDNLYCDIAPMDVSHIILGRPWQYDREVIHNGKTNTNSFMFEGRKITLLPTPETDQASSSTNNQPSPKKSLMVISRSQFEQELRESRPLFALVAVTPPPVTQQPCPPAFSSILHEFDDLFPEELLAGLPPLRDIQHHIDLVPNAVLPNRAHYRMSPEEHEELRRQVEELLVRGYIRESLSPCAVPALLIPKKDRSWHMCVDSRAINKITTRYRFPIPRLDDLLDQIGKASIFTKLDLKSGYHQIRIRPGDEWKTAFKTREGLFEWLVMPFGLSNAPSTFMRVMNQALRPFIGRFVVVYFDDILIFSTTLDEHMSHLRDVLLALRKEKLYIAKHKCEFGASEVLFLGYVVSSTGLRVDPQKVEAVASWPTPTTITEIRSFHDCMKGVSFTWTTEASIAFSTIKDKLTSAPILVLPDFNSPFELHCDASKLGVGAVLSQHGRPVAFYSEKLAGARGRYSTYDVEFYAIVQAVKHWRHYLAHKEFI from the exons ATGGCTCCTCGTCCAAACGAGTGGACACAGATGCAGCAATTCCTGGAAGACTTTCAGGAGAATTTTCAAGATAATATGAGACGAACCTTGGCTGAAGCAATTCAGACCGGAGTTCAAGCTGGCGTACAAGCCGCCCTTGCAGCAAATGCAGCGGACAATGCCCCCGCAGCTCCTCGGCAACGCCACAACAACAACCCTGTTTTCGAAGTACGTGATGACGACGATGATGACGATCTGGCCAATCCCTTCGGCGATAATAACCAACATCGGCATCCACCTCAAAACCGTCAGCACCAGCGCCGGAATGACGACGACTCACGATGGTCTACGGGTATCAAACTAGATATCCCCGAGTATCATGGTGGCTCGCAGCCAGAAGACTTACTTGACTGGTTTGTGGCCGCCGACGAATTCCTAGAGTTCAAGGAGGTTCCGGCAAACAAACAAGTCTCTTATGTAGCAACTCGATTCTGCGGTCACGCCGCATCTTGGTGGAATCAAGTTAAGTTAACACGGACTCGCCGTGGAAAAGAAAAGATTCAGGAGTGGGACaagttaaaaaaacatatgcGCAAAACATTCATACCATATAACTTTGAGCGTCTCCTATTCCAGAAATTCCACAATATTCGACAAGGACCACGTACCGTCGAAGAGTATGCTAATGAATTCTATCAGATGCTTACGCGTATGGATATTCATGACTCCGAGGACCAGCTTGTAGCTCGCTTTATCACAGGTCTCCGTCCTCAACTACAGAACATGCTACACCAGTTCGATCCGAGCTCCGTCGCAGAAGCACGCCAAAGAGCTGTGCTGGTCGAACAACAAACACGTCTAGGAGCTAACCAATGGACAGGAAACAATCGCCCACGTAATACAACGCCCGCTGATGACTCCAATTCCACCACAGCTACAACAAACTCAACTGGCCAGCGTTCGAACGCACGCACAACAGAACCCGTCGCAGCAGCAGCCGACGCTCGTCCTTCGCGACCTAACGCCCTTCGGTGCTTCACCTGTGGCGAGAGAGGACATATACAAACAGCATGTCCTCATGCGGGACGTCGTGGTCTAATGGCTACTGATCGAGAGTGTGTTGACGAACCTATTTATGACGATTACGACGAACAATGCGAAGAGGTTGacgaagaacaagttcagggaGATACAGGCACATTACTCATGTTACGCCGCAACTGTTTCGCCCCCAAAACCACCGAAGCATGGCAACGAACGTCTCTATTTACTTCGACTTCTACGGTCAAAGGCAAAGTTTGTCGCTTTGTTATCGATTCAGGATGTTCAGCGAATGTAGTATCTGAAGAAGCTGTCCGCAAACTAGCACTCACGGCAGAAGCTCACTCTCATCCTTACCGATTGCTATGGATGCAAACCGGCGCAGAAGTTTATGTGTCTCAGCGAGCATTATTAACTCTCTCTATCGGTTCCTtctataaagataatttatattgtgATATCGCCCCTATGGATGTGTCACATATCATACTTGGGCGACCATGGCAATACGACAGAGAGGTCATACACAACGGTAAAACAAACACGAACTCGTTTATGTTTGAAGGTCGAAAGATTACACTGCTACCGACGCCAGAGACGGATCAGGCGAGCTCGAGCACCAACAATCAGCCGTCACCAAAGAAAAGCTTGATGGTAATCTCCCGATCGCAATTTGAACAAGAACTGCGTGAGTCCCGCCCCCTATTTGCATTGGTTGCCGTCACTCCACCACCGGTTACACAGCAACCGTGCCCGCCGGCTTTCTCATCTATTCTTCACGAATTCGATGACCTATTTCCAGAAGAATTACTGGCTGGACTACCACCTCTACGGGACATACAACATCATATTGATCTGGTGCCCAACGCGGTTCTACCCAATCGCGCACACTACCGTATGAGTCCTGAGGAACACGAGGAACTTCGTCGGCAAGTGGAGGAACTCCTTGTCAGAGGGTACATACGAGAGAGTTTGAGTCCTTGCGCAGTTCCAGCGTTATTAATCCCAAAGAAAGACCGCTCTTGGCATATGTGTGTGGACAGTCGAGCTATCAACAAAATAACAACCCGGTACAGGTTCCCAATACCAAGACTGGATGATCTTCTAGATCAAATCGGCAAAGCATCTATCTTCACCAAATTGGACCTGAAAAGCGGTTACCATCAGATTCGCATTCGTCCAGGAGATGAATGGAAGACAGCTTTTAAAACGCGGGAAGGTCTGTTTGAATGGTTGGTCATGCCTTTCGGGCTTTCAAACGCACCAAGCACATTTATGCGCGTCATGAATCAGGCCCTCCGTCCCTTTATTGGACGTTTTGTTGTCGTCTATTTTGACGATATACTCATCTTCAGCACTACACTTGACGAACATATGAGCCATTTGAGAGATGTGCTCTTAGCATTGCGCAAAGAAAAGTTATACATTGCTAAACACAAGTGCGAGTTCGGTGCATCAGAAGTTTTATTCTTAGGCTACGTGGTGTCATCTACGGGTTTAAGGGTGGATCCACAGAAGGTAGAAGCCGTGGCCTCATGGCCTACACCGACCACAATTACAGAGATTCGGAGCTTCCATG ATTGTATGAAGGGCGTGTCGTTTACTTGGACCACGGAGGCATCGATAGCATTTTCCACCATTAAAGACAAGCTTACTTCGGCTCCTATACTAGTGCTGCCCGATTTCAATTCTCCTTTTGAGCTGCACTGTGATGCATCAAAGTTAGGGGTTGGGGCGGTTCTCAGTCAGCATGGACGACCTGTCGCGTTCTATAGCGAAAAACTAGCAGGAGCTCGCGGTCGTTACAGCACGTACGACGTTGAGTTCTACGCAATTGTTCAAGCTGTCAAGCATTGGCGCCACTATCTGGCGCATAAGGAGTTCATCTAG
- the LOC111209037 gene encoding calcium-binding protein CML39-like has product MKTTHRRLSSSLTKLCERLSSFKNGDDNIRELQAVFAYMDANRDGRISVEELTKSFNTLGEQLSDEEAKVVVKLSDIDGDGMLDFEEFAQLIKGSGDEFTEEEKKRKMLEAFRMYIDESEDCITPRSLKTMLMKLGELRTNDDCRVMIKVFDLNDDGVLSFDEFAHMMMR; this is encoded by the coding sequence ATGAAGACTACTCATCGTCGGTTATCTTCATCTTTAACTAAACTCTGCGAGAGACTGTCCTCATTCAAGAATGGTGATGACAATATAAGAGAATTGCAAGCTGTCTTTGCTTACATGGATGCTAACAGAGACGGTAGAATCTCTGTAGAAGAGCTTACGAAGAGTTTTAATACATTAGGAGAGCAACTTTCTGATGAAGAAGCCAAAGTTGTGGTTAAACTGTCTGATATAGATGGAGATGGGATGTTGGATTTTGAGGAGTTTGCTCAGTTAATCAAAGGGAGTGGTGATGAGTTtacagaggaagagaagaagaggaagatgctGGAAGCGTTTAGAATGTATATTGATGAAAGTGAAGATTGTATTACTCCTAGAAGCTTGAAGACTATGCTGATGAAGCTTGGTGAGTTAAGAACGAATGATGATTGTAGGGTTATGATCAAAGTTTTTGATCTTAATGATGATGGAGTTTTAAGTTTTGATGAGTTTGCTCATATGATGATGCGTTAA